From Chrysemys picta bellii isolate R12L10 chromosome 1, ASM1138683v2, whole genome shotgun sequence:
ATTAGTGAGAATGCACAAGAAGGaaagaggctaacagcgggagtttgcctgggagctgtccgagaggaggtatgctaagtgctgcattaggggggctgtgttggtgagtatctgagtgtctgctgctgggacagttggtcagtttgaccgtgtgcttgattgcttgcttgtttgtttgaaaagtgtgaattgggagtgctttgttccaggtgggccttgagtgggcctgactggtatataagggcagtcagcagcgaaccagctgagtggTGAACAgtagaggctaacagcgggagtttgcctgggagttcgcttggggagagcgcactgaggctttcatctgcaggtttctctgagtagttcctgcagcagttgaggaagttcttaagaggacggtgatatggaaggtgagcgatcagctgttgtaacctgcacaggttgtgccatgtttgtctttcttccacaggacagaagcgactttgtctgtacaaagtgcaagctggtctccatattggaagagaaggttcgagggctggagaaacgagtatcgactctgcgttgcataagggaaaatgaagatttcctggacagacgtcaggagatgcttctacggccacaatgttctgaagattcagagcaggcgcagcagggacagaaggattgtgaagaggtttggcagcatgtgacctccagaaggagaaagaggagcgtccatgcaccagcaatggagatacaggtgagcaatcgtttccatgttctctctacagatactagatgacccatctgagggaagggagcagaaggagactccaccgattggaaggcaaaagatgcactgtcctagggatgggggttccacgaccaccactcccaagaggaggaggaggagggtggtggtcggggactccctcctcagggggactgagtcatctatctgccgccccgaccaggaaaactgagaggtctgctgcttgccaggagctaggatacacgatgtgacggagagactgccgagactcatcaatccctcggatcgctaccccttcctgcttctccacgtgggcaccaatgatactgccaagaatgaccttgagcggatcactgcagactacgtggctctgggaagaaggataaaggagtttgaggcgcaagtggtattctcgtccatcctccctgtgcaaggaaaaggccggggtagagaccgtcgaatcgtggaagtcaacgaatggctacgcaggtggtgttggagagaaggctttggattcttcgaccatgggatggtgttccaagaaggaggagtgctaggcagagacgggctccacctaacgaagagagggaagagcatcttcgccagcaggctggctaacctagtgaggagggctttaaactaggtttaccgggggaaggagaccaaagccctgaggtaagtggggaaatgggatcctgggaggaagcacaagcaggagagcgcaagaggggaggactcctgtctcatgctgagaaagagggacgatcgatgagttatcttaagtgcctatacacaaatgcaagaagcctgggaaacaagcagggagaactggaagtcctggcacagtcagggaactatgatgcgattggaataacagagacttggtgggataactcacatgactggagtactgtcatggatggatataaactgttcaggaaggacaggcagggcagaaaaggtgggggagttgcgttgtatgtaagagaggagtatgactgctcagagctccggtatgaaactgcagaaaaacctgagagtctctggataaagttgagaagtgtgagcaacaagggtgatgtcgtggttggagtctgctatagaccaccagaccagggggatgaggtggacgaggctttcttctggcaactagcagaagttgctagatcacaggccctggttctcatgggagactttaatcaccctgatatctgctgggagagcaatacagcagtgcacagacaatccaggaagtttttggaaagtgtaggggacaatttcctggtgcaagtgctggaggaaccaactaggggcagagcttttcttgacctgctgctcacaaacagggaagaattagtaggggaagcaaaagtggatgggaacctgggaggcagtgaccatgagatggtcgagttcaggatcctgacacaaggaagaaaggagagcagcagaatacggaccctggacttcagaaaagcagactttgactccctcagggaacagatgggcaggatcccctgggagaataacatgaagggcaaaggggtccaggagagctggctgtattttaaagaatccttattgcggttgcaggaacaaaccatc
This genomic window contains:
- the LOC101931329 gene encoding uncharacterized protein LOC101931329 isoform X3 produces the protein MEGERSAVVTCTGCAMFVFLPQDRSDFVCTKCKLVSILEEKVRGLEKRVSTLRCIRENEDFLDRRQEMLLRPQCSEDSEQAQQGQKDCEEVWQHVTSRRRKRSVHAPAMEIQVPYCATNDLTVQEPTKNSVEDVLD